One part of the Dyadobacter sp. 676 genome encodes these proteins:
- a CDS encoding aminotransferase class V-fold PLP-dependent enzyme, translated as MSLTFFTPGPAALYPTFEQHLKTFVENQLGSISHRSQQYRDLHKFTVDQLRTLLNVPDTHAILFLGSASEAWERILFSTVELESFHLVNGSFSRKFYDYSNALNKYAHKFEKPMGEGFVASEVEVPEYAELIATTHNETSSGVQMPVAEVHKLKQKNPSKFIAVDMVSSAPYPELDYSIIDTAFFSVQKAFGLPAGLGVWIVSERCLEKAKSIRNTYSIGAHNDLPTLWKNAQNNETPATPNVMGIYLLGKIAEDFNRIGVQQIRKETEQKAGLLYKFIEKTAGFSAFVKDKAFRSQTVIVTDTEAPSADIIGKIKEKGMVIGSGYGAGKATQLRIANFPATSLEETEKLIHELGKL; from the coding sequence ATGTCATTAACTTTTTTCACTCCCGGTCCAGCGGCTCTGTACCCGACGTTCGAGCAGCATTTGAAGACGTTCGTCGAAAACCAGCTCGGCTCCATCTCGCACCGCAGCCAGCAGTACCGCGATTTGCATAAGTTTACCGTCGACCAGCTCCGTACGCTCCTCAACGTGCCCGACACGCACGCAATCCTGTTCCTGGGATCGGCATCCGAAGCCTGGGAGCGCATTCTGTTTAGCACGGTTGAACTGGAAAGCTTCCATCTGGTGAACGGCTCGTTTTCCAGGAAGTTCTACGACTATTCCAACGCGCTGAACAAGTATGCCCACAAGTTCGAAAAACCAATGGGAGAGGGGTTTGTGGCATCGGAGGTGGAAGTGCCCGAATATGCGGAACTGATTGCTACCACGCATAACGAAACCAGTTCAGGCGTGCAAATGCCGGTTGCGGAAGTCCATAAGCTGAAACAGAAAAATCCGTCGAAATTTATCGCTGTGGACATGGTATCGTCGGCACCTTACCCGGAGCTGGATTACAGCATTATCGACACGGCGTTTTTTTCCGTACAAAAAGCATTTGGACTGCCGGCGGGCCTTGGAGTGTGGATTGTGAGCGAACGGTGTCTCGAAAAAGCGAAAAGCATTCGCAACACCTATTCCATCGGCGCGCACAACGACTTGCCGACGCTCTGGAAAAATGCGCAGAATAACGAAACCCCTGCAACGCCGAATGTGATGGGTATTTACCTGCTCGGCAAGATTGCGGAGGATTTCAACCGCATAGGAGTGCAGCAGATCCGTAAAGAGACCGAACAGAAAGCGGGTTTGCTTTATAAGTTTATCGAAAAAACAGCGGGTTTTTCAGCATTTGTAAAGGACAAAGCTTTCCGCTCGCAAACCGTGATCGTAACCGATACCGAAGCTCCTTCGGCGGATATTATCGGGAAAATTAAAGAAAAAGGCATGGTAATCGGGAGCGGTTATGGCGCTGGAAAGGCCACACAACTCCGTATTGCCAACTTTCCCGCGACGTCTTTGGAAGAAACCGAAAAGCTGATCCACGAGCTCGGTAAGCTCTGA
- a CDS encoding RNA polymerase sigma factor — protein MGETKDHDLWQGIRMGDEQAFTAIFEKYHRTLYNYGSKLSTNSSLVEDAVQDVFIDVWRLRQNLTENVTSVKFYLYRALRRRIHVALDKFPSMEEISGLDDEDTPANHTHSEAILIEVESSSMRAQRIQELLAQLPDRQLEALTLRYFDDFSIEEIADIMNVNEKSVRNFIYKALTSLRQSREILLISSLILWLLLVF, from the coding sequence ATGGGGGAAACCAAAGATCATGATCTATGGCAAGGGATTCGCATGGGCGACGAGCAAGCCTTTACGGCGATTTTTGAAAAATACCACCGCACACTTTATAACTACGGCAGCAAGTTATCGACTAATTCTTCGCTGGTAGAAGACGCGGTGCAGGATGTATTCATCGATGTATGGCGTTTACGGCAGAACCTGACGGAGAATGTCACTTCGGTTAAGTTTTACCTGTACCGGGCATTGCGGCGACGTATCCATGTGGCACTGGATAAATTTCCTTCGATGGAAGAGATCAGCGGGCTCGACGATGAGGACACACCCGCGAACCATACGCATTCCGAAGCAATCCTGATAGAGGTCGAGTCCTCGTCTATGCGTGCCCAACGTATTCAGGAGTTGCTGGCCCAGCTACCCGATCGGCAGCTCGAAGCGCTCACACTCCGCTATTTCGACGATTTCAGTATCGAGGAGATCGCCGATATCATGAACGTCAATGAAAAGTCGGTGCGTAACTTTATTTACAAAGCATTAACCTCGCTTCGCCAGAGCAGGGAAATTCTGCTGATTTCCTCGCTGATCCTCTGGTTGTTATTGGTTTTTTAA
- the serA gene encoding phosphoglycerate dehydrogenase — translation MSTLTLNPPPYIIIDFDSTFTKVEGLDELAAIALKGHPERDQIVQKISDLTNKGMNGEMSFADGLRQRIALLKANRSHIEELVSFLRTKVSDSFKRNTQFLTENAEQIFIVSSGFKEFIVPVATELGILADHVYANEFVFDEEGNIIGIDEENVLSMDGGKIKILSALNLSGDVYAIGDGYTDYELKASGLANRFYAFTENVERPKVTAVADHIATSFDDFLFDNKFSRSQSYPKSRIKVLLLENVHPVARKAFEDEGFNVEFVKGALDEDELCERIKDVSIIGIRSKTTITKRVLEHANRLMAIGAFCIGTNQIDLDEAAKKGIAVFNAPYSNTRSVVELAVGEMIMLIRNIVGKSNSMHKGIWDKSANGSFEIRGKKLGMVGYGSIGTQLSVVAEALGMEVYFYDTVEKLSIGNAKKVSTLEELLSISDVLSLHVDGRKENTNMIGKREFDLMKDGVIFLNLSRGHVVDIKALADAVKSGKVAGAGVDVFPKEPKTNDEMFESELMGLPNVILTPHIGGSTEEAQENIGHFVPAKLLEYMNNGSSYGSVNFPEVQLPKLKGSHRLLHIHANVPGVLAKLNQIFAKNNINITGQYLKTNEHIGYVIVDIAKDYTEEFIQEVKEVEGTIRFRMLY, via the coding sequence ATGTCCACATTAACTCTCAATCCACCACCGTACATTATCATTGATTTCGACAGCACGTTCACGAAAGTGGAAGGGCTCGACGAATTGGCCGCGATCGCCCTCAAAGGCCATCCGGAGCGTGATCAGATTGTTCAGAAGATTTCTGACCTGACCAACAAGGGTATGAATGGCGAAATGTCGTTTGCGGATGGTTTGCGCCAGCGAATCGCCTTGCTGAAAGCCAATCGTTCGCATATTGAAGAGCTGGTTTCCTTCCTGCGCACGAAGGTTTCGGATTCGTTCAAGCGTAATACGCAGTTTTTGACGGAGAATGCGGAGCAGATTTTTATCGTTTCCAGCGGGTTCAAAGAGTTTATCGTTCCCGTGGCTACCGAGCTGGGCATCCTGGCGGATCATGTGTACGCGAACGAGTTCGTGTTTGACGAGGAAGGAAATATCATCGGTATCGACGAGGAAAACGTATTGTCCATGGACGGCGGAAAGATCAAGATCCTTTCTGCATTGAATTTGTCGGGCGACGTTTACGCAATCGGCGACGGGTATACGGATTATGAATTGAAGGCATCCGGCCTGGCCAATCGTTTCTATGCATTTACAGAAAACGTCGAGCGCCCGAAGGTTACGGCGGTGGCGGACCATATCGCTACTTCTTTCGATGATTTTCTTTTTGATAATAAATTCAGCAGAAGTCAGTCGTATCCGAAAAGCAGGATCAAGGTGCTCCTGCTCGAAAACGTTCACCCGGTAGCGCGCAAAGCTTTCGAGGACGAAGGCTTTAATGTGGAGTTCGTGAAAGGCGCCCTCGACGAGGACGAGCTTTGCGAGCGCATCAAGGACGTATCCATTATCGGTATCCGTTCCAAAACCACCATTACCAAGCGCGTGCTGGAACATGCGAACCGTCTGATGGCGATCGGTGCGTTTTGTATCGGTACCAACCAGATAGACCTGGACGAAGCGGCGAAAAAAGGTATCGCGGTGTTCAATGCGCCTTACAGCAATACGCGTTCGGTGGTTGAGCTCGCCGTAGGTGAGATGATCATGCTGATCCGTAATATCGTTGGCAAGAGCAATTCCATGCATAAAGGCATTTGGGACAAATCTGCGAACGGCAGCTTCGAAATACGCGGTAAAAAACTGGGTATGGTAGGCTACGGAAGCATCGGGACTCAGCTGTCGGTCGTGGCCGAAGCCCTGGGTATGGAGGTGTATTTCTACGATACAGTGGAAAAACTGTCGATCGGAAATGCCAAAAAAGTGAGCACGCTGGAAGAGCTTCTTTCGATCTCCGACGTGCTGAGCCTGCACGTGGACGGCCGTAAGGAAAATACCAACATGATCGGCAAGCGCGAATTTGATCTGATGAAGGATGGTGTGATTTTCCTGAACCTCTCACGCGGGCATGTCGTTGACATTAAGGCATTGGCCGACGCCGTGAAAAGCGGAAAAGTAGCCGGTGCGGGCGTCGACGTATTCCCGAAAGAACCGAAAACCAACGACGAAATGTTCGAAAGCGAGCTGATGGGCCTGCCGAATGTGATCCTGACGCCGCATATCGGTGGCAGCACCGAGGAAGCGCAGGAGAATATCGGCCATTTCGTACCTGCCAAATTGCTGGAATACATGAATAACGGAAGTTCTTACGGCAGCGTGAACTTTCCCGAAGTGCAATTGCCCAAGCTGAAAGGCTCGCACCGTTTACTGCACATCCATGCCAACGTGCCGGGCGTGCTGGCAAAACTGAACCAGATATTTGCCAAAAACAATATCAACATCACCGGGCAATATCTTAAAACCAACGAGCATATCGGCTATGTGATCGTGGACATTGCAAAGGATTATACAGAGGAATTTATCCAGGAAGTGAAAGAGGTGGAAGGAACGATCCGTTTCCGGATGCTTTACTAA